The Rhodococcus triatomae genome includes a window with the following:
- a CDS encoding ABC transporter permease, which translates to MIGLLNSEFRKVVSLRFWWILGLVPLVVGAFSGAVTLPLVRAVAEGLGGDGTVANSVATVFGVVVALFFVVLFGAVFAAVNVGTEFRYGTVTPTFTTTRSRDGVLAAKLAVTSLFGLGYCLVVVLVSSALLLTFSSDADLTSTWPGLLGSGLVVALAWTLIGAGLGLVTRSTVGATVTLVVWFTIGELVVRGILSGLGGGAVGAMLPMSATVGTVVNGASSNGVEELPLWPGAPLTLLFWALALVAAGWFTVRTRDVT; encoded by the coding sequence ATGATCGGGCTGCTGAACTCCGAGTTCCGCAAGGTCGTGTCCCTGCGATTCTGGTGGATCCTCGGCCTCGTCCCCCTCGTCGTGGGCGCATTCTCCGGCGCCGTGACACTGCCGCTCGTGCGGGCGGTCGCCGAGGGCCTCGGCGGCGACGGCACGGTGGCCAACTCGGTGGCCACCGTCTTCGGTGTCGTCGTGGCCCTCTTCTTCGTGGTCCTCTTCGGCGCCGTGTTCGCCGCGGTGAACGTCGGTACCGAGTTCCGTTACGGCACCGTCACCCCCACCTTCACCACGACGCGCAGCCGCGACGGAGTCCTGGCCGCCAAGCTCGCCGTGACGTCTCTGTTCGGGCTCGGCTACTGCCTCGTCGTGGTCCTGGTCAGCTCCGCGCTGCTGCTGACGTTCAGCAGCGACGCCGACCTCACCTCCACCTGGCCGGGACTGCTGGGCAGTGGCCTGGTCGTCGCCCTCGCCTGGACTCTGATCGGCGCCGGCCTGGGACTGGTGACGCGATCGACCGTCGGCGCCACCGTCACCCTCGTCGTGTGGTTCACGATCGGCGAGCTCGTCGTCCGCGGCATCCTGTCCGGCCTGGGCGGCGGCGCGGTCGGCGCGATGCTGCCGATGTCCGCGACCGTCGGCACCGTCGTCAACGGCGCCTCGTCCAACGGCGTCGAGGAGCTTCCGCTGTGGCCCGGCGCCCCGCTCACCCTGCTGTTCTGGGCGCTCGCACTGGTCGCTGCCGGGTGGTTCACGGTGCGGACCCGCGACGTCACCTGA
- a CDS encoding VOC family protein has product MTTTTNTTTIWPCLTYRDARAAIRFLVDAFGFTERAVYGEGDRVDHAELGWPSGGGIMLGSRRDDSPLAGLPPGTGSIYVVTDDPDGLFARAQAAGATVVRGLVDEDYGSRGFTCRDPEGVFWSFGTYGGE; this is encoded by the coding sequence ATGACTACCACGACGAACACCACCACCATCTGGCCGTGCCTGACCTACCGGGATGCGCGTGCCGCCATCAGGTTCCTCGTCGACGCGTTCGGGTTCACCGAACGCGCCGTGTACGGCGAGGGCGACCGCGTCGATCACGCCGAGCTGGGCTGGCCGAGCGGCGGGGGCATCATGCTCGGTTCCCGCCGCGACGATTCCCCACTCGCCGGACTCCCACCGGGAACGGGCTCGATCTACGTCGTCACCGACGATCCCGACGGGCTGTTCGCCCGGGCCCAGGCTGCCGGCGCCACCGTCGTGCGCGGTCTGGTCGACGAGGACTACGGCTCGCGGGGATTCACCTGCCGTGACCCCGAGGGAGTTTTCTGGAGCTTCGGGACCTACGGCGGGGAGTAG
- a CDS encoding glutathione S-transferase family protein, which translates to MNQVAPTGDQDSGSYVEPGGEFTRDTRYITTRITADGRDGYPVEPGRYRLIAARACPWANRTLIVRRLLGLESVLSLGLCGPVHDKRSWTFDLDPGGVDPVLRIPRLQDAYFARFPDYPRGITVPAIVDVPTGEVVTNDFNQITLDFSTEWRQFHRDGAPDLYPEARRGEIDEVADLVFRDVNNGVYRCGFAGSQEAYDKAYDRLFSRIDWLTERLSRQRYLVGDTITEADVRLFTTLTRFDPVYHGHFKCNRSKLSEIPVLWAYARDLFQTPGFGDTVDFVQIKQHYYIVHSDVNPTRIVPKGPELSNWLTPHGREELGGRPFGDGTPPPPPQPGELVPPGHGAD; encoded by the coding sequence ATGAATCAGGTTGCGCCGACGGGCGATCAGGATTCCGGCTCCTATGTGGAGCCGGGCGGCGAGTTCACCCGAGATACCCGGTACATCACCACGCGAATCACCGCGGACGGGCGTGACGGGTACCCCGTGGAACCTGGACGCTACCGGCTGATCGCGGCCCGCGCCTGCCCCTGGGCCAATCGCACGCTCATCGTGCGCCGGCTCCTCGGCCTGGAAAGCGTTCTCTCCCTGGGACTGTGCGGACCGGTCCACGACAAGCGCAGCTGGACCTTCGACCTCGACCCGGGCGGTGTCGATCCGGTGCTGCGGATTCCGCGTCTGCAGGACGCCTACTTCGCACGGTTCCCGGACTACCCTCGCGGCATCACCGTCCCGGCGATCGTGGACGTCCCCACCGGCGAGGTGGTCACCAACGATTTCAACCAGATCACGCTCGACTTCTCCACCGAGTGGCGGCAGTTTCACCGGGACGGCGCTCCCGACCTGTACCCCGAAGCCCGGCGCGGGGAGATCGACGAGGTGGCCGATCTGGTGTTCCGGGACGTCAACAACGGCGTCTACCGGTGTGGGTTCGCCGGTTCCCAGGAGGCGTACGACAAGGCCTACGACCGGCTGTTCTCCCGGATCGACTGGCTCACCGAACGATTGAGCCGGCAGCGCTACCTGGTGGGCGACACGATCACCGAGGCCGACGTCCGGCTGTTCACCACGCTCACCCGGTTCGACCCCGTGTATCACGGGCACTTCAAGTGCAATCGCAGCAAGCTCAGCGAGATTCCGGTGCTGTGGGCGTACGCCCGAGACCTGTTCCAGACCCCCGGATTCGGCGACACCGTGGATTTCGTGCAGATCAAACAGCACTATTACATCGTCCACTCCGACGTGAATCCGACCCGGATCGTGCCCAAAGGCCCCGAGCTGTCGAACTGGCTCACCCCGCACGGACGCGAAGAGCTCGGCGGGCGTCCCTTCGGCGACGGCACGCCCCCGCCCCCGCCGCAGCCGGGCGAACTCGTCCCGCCCGGCCACGGCGCCGACTGA
- a CDS encoding ABC transporter ATP-binding protein: protein MSITVPAGNSAPGAAAPIEVRELTKVYKTVPAVTDVSFTVPRGSVTGFLGPNGSGKTTTLRMILGLAAPTSGVATIEGVPFASLPHPGRTVGAVLDAGTLHPKRTAIDHLRVYAPAVGVPDHRAEEVLELVGLGAARRRRVGEFSLGMRQRLALATALLGDPHILVLDEPANGLDPEGIAWLRHFLEGFAASGRTVLVSSHILREVEQMVDHLLILSRGSLVYQGRIDDLRRSQHSRLLVASSSPPDLATALAAHGVVDSRSLTDGRLAVVGADATIVEQVAAEAGVTVFGIAVEQIDLEQLFLSMTAAQYVAGATPGAPGGYGPPVPPPYPPGYPGTPGYPPPGYPPPGYPPQHGYPPPGYPPQQGYPPRQGFPPHQGYPPPGYPQQPPTGPGGPR from the coding sequence GTGAGCATCACCGTTCCCGCCGGCAACTCGGCACCCGGTGCCGCCGCGCCGATCGAGGTACGTGAGTTGACCAAGGTCTACAAGACGGTGCCCGCCGTCACCGACGTCTCCTTCACCGTGCCGCGCGGCTCCGTCACCGGATTCCTCGGCCCCAACGGCTCCGGCAAGACCACGACGTTGCGGATGATCCTGGGACTGGCCGCACCGACCTCGGGCGTCGCGACGATCGAGGGTGTGCCGTTCGCGTCCCTGCCACATCCCGGACGGACGGTCGGCGCCGTGCTGGACGCCGGGACGCTCCATCCGAAGCGGACCGCGATCGACCACCTGCGCGTGTACGCACCCGCCGTCGGCGTGCCCGACCACCGCGCCGAGGAGGTCCTCGAACTGGTCGGCCTCGGCGCAGCGCGCCGGCGCCGGGTGGGCGAGTTCTCGCTGGGCATGCGGCAGCGACTGGCCCTCGCGACGGCGCTGCTCGGCGACCCGCACATCCTCGTGCTGGACGAGCCCGCGAACGGCCTCGACCCCGAGGGCATCGCCTGGCTGCGCCACTTCCTGGAGGGCTTCGCCGCGTCCGGCCGGACCGTGCTCGTCTCGAGCCACATCCTGCGCGAGGTCGAGCAGATGGTCGATCACCTGTTGATCCTCAGCCGTGGTTCGCTCGTCTACCAGGGACGCATCGACGACCTGCGCAGGTCGCAGCACAGCCGCCTGCTGGTCGCGTCCTCGAGCCCGCCGGACCTCGCGACCGCGCTGGCTGCCCACGGCGTCGTCGACTCCCGTTCCCTGACGGACGGACGCCTGGCCGTCGTCGGCGCGGATGCGACGATCGTCGAGCAGGTCGCCGCCGAGGCGGGCGTGACGGTGTTCGGCATCGCCGTCGAACAGATCGATCTCGAGCAGCTGTTCCTGTCGATGACCGCCGCCCAGTACGTCGCCGGTGCCACGCCCGGCGCCCCCGGTGGCTACGGTCCGCCCGTGCCGCCGCCCTACCCGCCGGGGTATCCCGGGACCCCGGGATACCCGCCGCCGGGGTATCCGCCGCCCGGCTATCCGCCACAGCACGGCTATCCCCCGCCGGGCTACCCCCCGCAGCAGGGCTACCCCCCGCGGCAGGGCTTTCCCCCACACCAGGGGTACCCGCCTCCGGGGTATCCGCAGCAACCTCCCACCGGACCCGGAGGCCCACGATGA
- a CDS encoding helix-turn-helix domain-containing protein — protein MSAGTVEAASGERPEGRTEGAVRRPSAPLRPYLGAYQGYRLRGYPAGEHLGMPAPSLTVILALDPPLDIARAARPDQKPDTYASVASGITTTSVVIRHDGNQHGIQLELTPLGARALLGVPAAALGQWLVGLDDVIGADAEELTGRLLSEPSWDGRFDILDEVLTRRVREVAADRAMMQAWRRLLADGTARVGDVADELGWSRRHLTGRFSAEYGITPKDAVRLGRFHRSLRVLRRPGPPPLSEVAHACGYYDQAHMTRDWTDLGGTTPTRWLRDEVFPFVQDDEGLSGGE, from the coding sequence GTGAGCGCCGGAACCGTCGAGGCCGCGTCTGGTGAGCGGCCGGAGGGACGTACCGAGGGTGCGGTGCGCCGGCCGTCCGCACCGCTGCGGCCGTATCTGGGCGCGTACCAGGGCTACCGACTCCGTGGTTACCCGGCGGGCGAACATCTCGGCATGCCCGCGCCCAGCCTGACCGTGATCCTCGCCCTCGACCCTCCGTTGGACATCGCCCGGGCGGCACGGCCCGATCAGAAGCCCGACACGTACGCCTCGGTGGCCAGCGGCATCACGACCACGTCGGTCGTCATCCGGCACGACGGCAACCAGCACGGGATCCAGCTCGAACTGACTCCACTCGGTGCGCGTGCACTGCTGGGCGTTCCCGCGGCGGCGCTCGGCCAGTGGCTCGTCGGGCTCGACGACGTCATCGGTGCCGATGCCGAGGAGCTGACGGGGCGGCTGCTCTCCGAGCCGTCCTGGGACGGCCGGTTCGACATCCTCGACGAGGTCCTCACGCGACGGGTACGTGAGGTGGCCGCCGACCGGGCGATGATGCAGGCGTGGCGGCGGTTGCTCGCCGACGGCACCGCACGGGTCGGGGACGTCGCCGACGAGCTCGGCTGGAGCCGGCGGCACCTCACCGGCAGATTCTCCGCGGAGTACGGAATCACGCCGAAGGACGCGGTGCGGCTCGGCCGCTTCCACCGCTCTCTCCGGGTGCTCCGCCGTCCCGGCCCTCCGCCCCTGTCGGAGGTCGCGCACGCCTGCGGCTACTACGACCAGGCGCACATGACGCGGGACTGGACGGACCTCGGCGGAACGACACCCACCCGGTGGCTGCGGGACGAGGTGTTCCCATTCGTCCAAGACGACGAGGGTCTCTCCGGAGGAGAGTGA